From Bicyclus anynana chromosome 18, ilBicAnyn1.1, whole genome shotgun sequence, a single genomic window includes:
- the LOC112055247 gene encoding alpha-1,3-mannosyl-glycoprotein 2-beta-N-acetylglucosaminyltransferase: protein MRFNLRKLILVGGILVVLWLLISYSSVFVQVEKSKKSPPGLEMQLDNLQNKMRDQLSDSYKLLDRLKNRLKKTEERNNEEIVNEPLKSENDINMPQDGNIVLPILVIACDRVTVKRCLDNLVKFRPDKDTFPIIVSQDCGHNETYKVIRSFTDADPSITVVQQPELAEIPLPRAKVKFKGYYKIARHYRFALNHVLVALEYDAVIIVEDDLDISPDFFEYFLGTYPLLYKDPSIWCISAWNDNGKKELIDQSRPELLHRTDFFPGLGWLLKRDTWLQLESKWPEAFFDDWLRDPQNTQGRACIRPEISRTYSFGKIGVSKGLFFDMHLRYMQLNMEYVGFTKLDLTYLLKENYDSSLTLLVESLPEMSPEDVMAGAGTELAVRVSYSSAKTYRRAAKKLGLMDDFRSGIPRTAYRGIVTCYIRNKRVYLAPSYEWTKYDPSWG, encoded by the exons ATGAGATTCAATTTACGGAAATTGATTTTAGTGGGCGGTATTTTGGTAGTACTGTGGCTATTAATATCTTATTCCTCGGTTTTTGTTCAAgttgaaaaatcaaaaaaaagtcCACCGGGATTAGAGATGCAGTTAGacaatttgcaaaataaaatgagGGACCAGTTGAGTGATAGTTATAAATTGTTGGATAGACTTAAAAATCGCTTGAAGAAAACAGAAGAGAGAAATAATGAAGAGATTGTGAATGAGCCTTTAAAATCAGAAAATGATATCAATATGCCTCAGG ATGGCAATATAGTGCTGCCCATCCTGGTGATAGCCTGCGACCGAGTGACTGTGAAAAGGTGTTTGGACAATTTAGTTAAGTTTAGACCTGACAAAGATACATTCCCTATTATAGTTAGTCAG GACTGCGGTCACAACGAGACCTACAAAGTGATCAGATCGTTCACCGACGCGGACCCCTCCATCACGGTGGTACAACAACCCGAGCTAGCCGAGATACCCCTGCCCCGCGCGAAGGTGAAGTTCAAAGGCTACTACAAGATCGCCCGACACTACCGGTTCGCGCTTAACCACGTGTTGGTGGCTTTGGAGTATGACGCTGTCATTATTGTTGAAG ATGACCTCGATATATCTCCGGATTTCTTCGAATATTTCCTGGGAACCTACCCTCTATTATACAAAGATCCTAGCATATG GTGCATATCAGCGTGGAATGACAACGGCAAGAAGGAGCTGATAGACCAGTCGCGGCCGGAGCTGCTGCACCGCACGGACTTCTTCCCCGGCCTCGGCTGGCTGCTGAAGAGGGACACCTGGCTGCAGCTGGAGTCCAAGTGGCCTGAAGC ATTTTTCGACGACTGGCTGCGTGATCCCCAAAATACGCAAGGCAGAGCTTGCATCAGACCTGAGATATCCAGGACGTATAGCTTTGGAAAg ATAGGCGTAAGCAAAGGGCTGTTCTTTGACATGCATCTGAGGTACATGCAGCTCAACATGGAGTATGTCGGCTTCACTAAACTCGACCTCACTTACCTGCTTAAG GAAAACTACGACAGTTCACTCACGTTGCTGGTGGAGAGTTTGCCCGAGATGTCGCCCGAGGACGTGATGGCGGGCGCGGGCACCGAGCTCGCGGTGCGCGTCTCCTACTCCTCAGCCAAGACCTACCGCAGGGCGGCCAAGAAACTTGGACTTATGGATGACTTTAgg